In a genomic window of Xenopus laevis strain J_2021 chromosome 5S, Xenopus_laevis_v10.1, whole genome shotgun sequence:
- the gpr63.S gene encoding probable G-protein coupled receptor 63, with product MVFSAMLTPAHSATSYSNIVFENGSFKLTSPQPSWSGNLDSPPRYSPVAMTTTETTIFPLNISTTPSTKDLVATLSLPLQIILSAVMIIILLLSFLGNFVVCLMVYQKAAMRSAINILLASLAFADLLLSILNMPFALITIITAEWIFGDVFCRVSAMFFWLFVMEGVAILLIISIDRFLIIVQKQDKLNPYRAKILIMISWATSFCVAFPLAVGKPHLQVPSRAPQCVFGYTTHSGYKAYVILIVLIIFFIPFMVMLYSFMGILNTVRHNAVRIHSHPDSICLSQASKLGLMSLQKPFQMNIDISFKTRAFTTILVLFIVFILCWAPFTTYSLVATFNSDFYNKHNFFEISTWLLWLCYLKSALNPIIYYWRIKKFRDACLDLMPKYFKFLPQLPGHTRRRIRPSAIYVCGEHRSVV from the coding sequence ATGGTTTTTTCAGCAATGCTTACACCAGCTCATTCTGCAACCTCCTACAGCAACATCGTTTTTGAAAATGGCTCCTTTAAACTAACATCTCCTCAGCCATCTTGGAGTGGTAACTTGGATTCCCCACCCCGATATAGTCCAGTTGCCATGACCACAACTGAGACAACTATTTTTCCATTGAACATTTCTACAACTCCGTCAACAAAAGATTTGGTTGCGACCTTGAGTTTGCCTCTTCAGATCATTCTTTCTGCTGTAATGATAATTATCCTCTTGTTGTCATTTCTTGGAAACTTTGTAGTGTGTCTCATGGTCTACCAAAAAGCTGCCATGCGCTCTGCAATCAACATTTTACTAGCCAGCTTGGCCTTTGCCGATTTACTGCTTTCTATCCTGAACATGCCCTTTGCTTTAATCACCATTATCACCGCAGAATGGATTTTTGGAGATGTCTTCTGCAGAGTGTCTGCCATGTTCTTCTGGTTATTTGTAATGGAGGGCGTTGCTATCTTACTAATAATCAGTATTGACCGGTTTCTTATTATAGTCCAAAAACAAGACAAACTAAATCCGTATCGGGCAAAGATTCTCATAATGATATCATGGGCGACTTCTTTTTGTGTGGCTTTTCCTCTGGCTGTTGGCAAGCCTCACTTGCAAGTACCATCTAGAGCCCCACAATGTGTCTTTGGCTATACCACACACTCTGGTTACAAAGCTTATGTTATACTTATTgtcttaataattttttttatcccgTTTATGGTGATGCTGTATTCTTTCATGGGCATACTGAACACTGTGCGCCACAATGCAGTTCGTATACATAGCCATCCAGACAGCATATGCCTCAGCCAGGCTAGCAAGCTAGGTCTTATGAGCCTACAAAAGCCCTTTCAAATGAATATAGATATCAGCTTTAAAACGCGTGCCTTCACAAcaattttggttttatttattgtctTTATATTGTGCTGGGCACCATTTACTACTTACAGCCTGGTTGCTACATTTAACAGTGACTTTTACAACAAGCACAACTTTTTTGAGATAAGCACCTGGCTACTTTGGCTATGCTACCTCAAATCTGCACTAAACCCAATTATTTACTACTGGAGGATAAAGAAATTCCGTGACGCTTGCTTGGATTTAATGCCGAAGTACTTTAAGTTTTTGCCACAGTTACCTGGCCATACGAGAAGACGTATTCGGCCTAGTGCCATATATGTGTGTGGAGAACACAGATCTGTAGTGTGA